Proteins encoded by one window of Verrucomicrobiota bacterium:
- a CDS encoding Gfo/Idh/MocA family oxidoreductase — MSKTTTTPLKIGLIGGGGGAFIVQPHQKAIHSDGTRRVVAAALHPDPKIALEEAEKWHYPIKGYTSYDDMISEQASLPVDERLDYILIVTPNHVHFDPALKCVKAGIPVFCEKPLTITLEEADQIVAAVEEHKVPFAVAHTYIGHWTSWFSRFIVQSGLIGEVRWVDSYYIQGWLASKAEEGNMQAEWRVDPKRAGGSCCGGDIGTHALMQLRFVTGLDVTSVCNFMETFVGGRQLDDHFTTYCKLSNGGKALVRASQICIGHLNDLGIEIAGSKGTLRWSGEDCEAVTISLPSQPDRTYYRSSVAPNDGFLGEVPDWLLNEPTIPAGHTEGFHDAFARLHRSFEADVRKYWNKEKFHCDGSKYANVYDGRTGIAFIQACIKSNEQDSAWVDL, encoded by the coding sequence ATGAGCAAAACTACAACAACCCCCTTAAAAATAGGACTCATTGGCGGCGGCGGTGGCGCTTTTATTGTCCAACCTCACCAAAAAGCGATACACTCTGACGGAACACGGCGAGTTGTTGCAGCTGCCCTGCACCCAGATCCTAAAATTGCCCTAGAGGAGGCTGAAAAATGGCATTACCCTATTAAGGGTTACACTTCTTACGATGACATGATTTCTGAGCAAGCCAGTCTTCCAGTTGATGAGCGTCTCGATTATATACTTATTGTTACACCAAACCACGTTCATTTCGATCCTGCACTAAAGTGCGTCAAGGCTGGCATACCTGTCTTTTGTGAGAAACCTTTGACCATCACCTTGGAAGAAGCTGACCAAATCGTTGCCGCAGTTGAAGAACACAAAGTCCCCTTCGCAGTCGCTCATACGTACATTGGTCACTGGACTAGTTGGTTTTCTCGATTCATTGTCCAGAGCGGTCTTATTGGCGAAGTCCGCTGGGTAGATTCCTATTATATTCAAGGATGGCTAGCTTCCAAAGCTGAGGAAGGAAATATGCAAGCAGAGTGGCGGGTAGATCCTAAGCGTGCTGGAGGCTCATGCTGTGGAGGCGATATAGGAACGCATGCTTTAATGCAATTACGTTTCGTCACAGGCCTAGATGTCACCAGTGTTTGTAATTTCATGGAAACTTTTGTTGGAGGGCGCCAACTTGATGACCATTTCACAACTTATTGTAAACTTAGTAATGGAGGCAAAGCCCTTGTGCGGGCAAGTCAGATATGCATCGGCCACTTAAATGACCTGGGCATTGAAATCGCAGGAAGTAAAGGCACCTTGCGCTGGAGTGGAGAAGATTGCGAGGCTGTTACTATTTCGTTACCAAGCCAGCCCGACCGCACCTACTACCGATCTAGCGTTGCTCCAAATGATGGATTCTTAGGTGAAGTTCCTGATTGGCTACTAAATGAACCCACCATCCCAGCAGGTCACACGGAGGGATTCCACGATGCCTTTGCCAGACTCCACAGATCTTTTGAAGCTGATGTTCGTAAATACTGGAATAAGGAAAAGTTCCACTGCGATGGTTCCAAATATGCCAACGTCTACGACGGACGAACTGGTATCGCTTTCATCCAAGCGTGTATCAAGAGTAATGAACAAGATAGCGCTTGGGTCGATTTATAA
- a CDS encoding DUF192 domain-containing protein, whose amino-acid sequence MVDILEVRKKDQVICSRCEYCSSMSFRMKGLLGRDSLDIGSGILLRPCNSIHMFFMKFAIDAIFLNKKNQVVRIYHSIKPWRMTPVIFSAYSTLEMEAGVCHDFGLQEGDQLELHFLSKS is encoded by the coding sequence ATGGTTGATATCCTGGAAGTTCGGAAAAAAGATCAAGTGATTTGTTCTCGATGTGAATACTGTTCTTCTATGTCTTTTCGTATGAAGGGTCTACTAGGAAGGGACTCTTTAGATATAGGATCAGGCATATTACTAAGACCATGCAACTCCATTCATATGTTTTTTATGAAATTTGCAATTGATGCAATCTTCTTAAATAAAAAAAACCAAGTAGTTAGAATTTACCACAGTATTAAACCCTGGCGAATGACGCCGGTTATTTTTTCTGCTTACTCTACTCTCGAGATGGAGGCGGGAGTATGCCATGACTTTGGTCTCCAAGAAGGAGACCAACTAGAATTACATTTTTTATCCAAGAGTTAA